The genomic DNA GGGATACAGGAAATGGGTCAGGCATCATGCGTTGCCAGCTCCGTCGTGATTGCCGGCGATGGTTGCAGGGATTCTGATATTGACGGACTGCAATGCCTGCACGACTTCCAGCACTGGCAGGCCAATCACGCTGGTAAGGCTGCCGCTGATGCCACAGACAAATGCCTGCGCATGGCCTTGTATGGCGTAACCGCCTGCTTTTCCTGGCGATTCTCCGGTACTGATGTACCAGCGAATCAGTTCGTCATTGAGTGGGACGAATGAGACTTCGGTTCTGACGATATGTGACCATGTCTGTCCGGCACGCGACACCATAAGTCCCGTCCAGACAGAGTGTGTGGTCCCGGATAACAATTCACTCATCCAGTCGAACACCTGATGCCGCCAACGATCGGGGTCGGGCTGTCCAAGTACGACGCTGTGATCACTCTTATCCTTTGCGATCACGATGGTGTCAGCGACCAGAATGGCAGGATCTGAAAGATCGGTACGTTGTTCAACCTGTGCTGTCACATCATTGAATTTCATGGCAACGATCTTCAGCAGTCGTTGTTCGAGTTCGTTGTCTGTTGACAGACCTTCAAACCCCGGCTCTTCGGAATCAAGGGGCGGACAAATCTCAATCGGTATGTCGCCCGTCACTTGCCGTAGAAGAGCAAGACGGCGTGGAGATCTTGATCCAAGCACAATTGCAGGTGATGAATTCATGATTCGATCGGACAGAAGAAAGTTTGCTGAGAGTCAACCGGTGCAATATGCCGCTTCGATCTTCGGGACGGATGCCTGAACTGAAACCAATGAAAAAGAAGTGGGCAGCGATCGTTTGATCTGACTAAAGATTTCGCTGGAGTCGTGGTGTTCCATTGCAGGCCGCGTAGCGGCTGCATCATGGTAAGTGAATTCTCTGCCGAGTTGCAGCCTTCATTCTCAGAGACCGAAGTTGACGAAGCAGTGTTGCCGGGATTGCATGGTGTCCCTTGAAATTCAGACGCAGAATTGTCGCGTCATCATGTATTTTCCTTTACAACACAGTTTGCGATTTTTTTCACAGGGCGCCGCGGTTGAGGATCGATCAGATCTTGAGTTTGATTGCAGCCGCGGACAAGCTCATTGTTGGTGAGACCTGAAATAAAAAGACCTGAATTCAGGAGTATTTTCTACGTGCGAAACCCCAGCCTTGTCTTTCTGGCCATAGCTTTCCTGATATCCGGCACTTGGGGCCCATCAGTGGTTGCTCAGCCTCCTTCCAAAGAACTTGCCAAAGAATTGTTGGCACTCCCTGCCCGACCGAAACGCCCCGATCTGCCAGCCGGCACTCTCCCCCTCAAGTTTATCAACAACGAACGAATTGCTTTTCTGGGCAACTCGCTGGCTGAGCGGATGAATCTGTTTGGTCACTTCGAGACTCTGTTGCACACGCGATTTCCTGACAAGCAACTGGTTGTTCGCAACTTTGCTCGCCCGGCTGAAGAAGTCGGAGTTCACCAGAGGTCCAATGACTACACTGCCCTGGACGATCCCATGGCAGCATTCGGAGCCGATACATACTTCTGTTTCTTTGGTTACAACGAATCGTTTGCCGGTGCGGACGGTCTGGACAGATTCAAAGAACAATATGGCACGTATCTGGATGAGATCGCCAAACGCTATCCTCGTGACGATTCCAGAGCTTCACCACGGTTCGTCCTGATTTCACCGATTGCATTTGAGGCTACCGGGGATCCTCTTTTGCCTGATGGCAGCGCCGAAAACAGCAACCTGCAGCTGTACAGCGATGCCATTGAGCAGTTTGCAAAGAACAGGGGTCTGGCATTTGTTGATGTATTCGACCGGTCGAATGAATTGTTAAATGCAGAACCCGGAATGCAGTACACGATTAATGGTTGTCACCTGAACAATCGCGGAGATCAGGAGGTTGCTCGCATCATCGACGAAGTGATGTTTGGCGCCGCGTCACCAGCAAGCTTCGGAAGTCCGGGATACGAGAAACTACGAGCGGCTGTAAATGATAAGTCGTTTGTGCATCTGCAGGATTATCGGATGCTGAATGGCTGGTATGTCTATGGCGGTCGACGAACCTGGGATACCGAAACCTTTCCCCGTGAGTACAAAAAGATCCGGGAAATGGCAGCCGTTCGCGATCAGTATGTATGGGATATTGCTGCCGGTAAGCCAGTGCCTGATCAGCCCGATGATTCGGGAACGACCGATCTGTTTACTCCGGAAACGCGGTTCGGAAATCCTCGACAGGATTATTCGGAAGCTGAAGAACTGCGATACCTGACACCCCGGCAATTGGTTGAATCATGCACCGTCCCGGACGGTTTTGCGGTCGAGCCTTTTGCTGACGAAACCATGTTTCCGGAGCTGGCAAAACCCGTTCAGTTGAACTTTGACAACAAGGGGCGGCTTTGGGTTTCTTGTATGCCAACCTACCCACAATGGAAGCCGGGAGACCCCAAACCAAATGATCGCCTGATCATTCTGGAAGACACAGATCAGGACGGCAAAGCTGACAATTGCAAGGTGTTCTACGACGAACTGCATTGTCCAACTGGTTTTGAATTCTGGAACGGCGGAGTGCTGGTTGTTGATCAACCGCGACTTCTGTTTCTGAAGGATACGGATGGTGACGATAAAGCAGATCTGGTTGTGCATTTGATGGACGGTTGGGCAACTGACGATACGCATCACACATGCAGCGCGTTTGAGTGGAATCACGGCGGATATCTTCACATGCTTGAAGGTATCGCAACCAGCACAACGCTGGAAACACCATGGGGACCATATCGCAGCAAAGGTGCTGGAGGTGCCTATGTGATGGATCCGCGGTCACTGAAGATTCGACAGTTTGCACTTCCCGGACAGTACAACATGTGGTGTTACGTGTTCAATAACTGGGGGCAGGGGTTTGTCGGAGACGGGACGACAGCCAATCAGGCCTGGGATACGCCGCTTTCCGGAGCCCAGTTCGGTGGACGCACGGGGCTGAATTTCATTTTTAACAACGAAGGAATGCGACCAGCTCTCGGGAATGAGTTTCTGGTGTCGCGGCACTTTCCGGATGACGTTCAGGGACAGTTTACCTATGCCTGCGTGATCAACATGAATGGCTTTCCGCGGTTTACAGTGGGTGATGATGGCGGAGGCTACCATGGTGCTCGACTGAAGAAGCCAGATGGTTCACCAGACGATTTGATCCGTTCAACCGACAAGCATTTTCGACCGGCAGATCCGCAAATTGGTCCTGATGGCGCGATGTGGTTTGGTGATTGGGCCAATGCGTTGATCGGTCATATGCAGTACAGCCAGCGAGACCCGAATCGTGATCATACCAGGGGCCGCATCTATCGACTGACCTATCCCTCCAGACCGCTCGTCAAACCTGTGACCCAGTTCGGGAAATCGGTGCCAGAGATTCTTGAACAACTTCGGGAATATGAATGGCGTACTCGATATCGAGCTCGTCGTGAACTTCGCGACCGGGCCAGCTCCGATGTGCTGCCAGCCGTGGAGAAGTGGATTGCCAGCCTGGACAGGCAGGATCCCGAATACGACCGTCTTCGAACCGAAGCATTGTGGATTCAACAGTCTCATCACCACATCGACAAGACTCTGCTAACGACTGTCGTGACCAGCGCCGCAGAACCGAATGCCCGCGCGGCTGCCGTTCGAATCATTGCTGACGAGCGAGAATCGGTTCCGGACGCATTGAATCTCCTGGCCGCTGCGTCCAGAGATCAGCACCCCCGGGTTCGCACCGAAGCCGCTCGCGGGCTCAGCTATTACGACGACATGGTGGCTGTCAAAGCACTGATGGCAATGACCAGTTTCGATGCGGACTACTGGGTCGACTACACCGTTCGGCACGCGCTCGCTGCTCACGAATCTCTTTGGCGAGCTGACTTTGTGACCGGCCGTATTCCTGAGGCGGGAGCCCGCGCAGGGGAAATTGTGAGCCAGATTATGTCGGCTTCCAAATCCGGTGCGGCGGCATTTCCTCACCTGCAGGTGCTGCTCAGCCAGGAAACAAAACCTGAAGAACAACGCAACAAGGCAATGACGGCTCTTGCGGATCTGGAAGGTGGCAATGGCAATCGTGGCCGCGAAGTCTTCGTGCGAAACTGCACGGCATGTCATCGCGTTGCAAATGGCGAAGGTCGCGACTTTGGCCCCAATCTGGCAGGCGTTGCGAAACGCATGAACAAAGTGAAGATTGTTCAGTCGATTGTGGACCCCAATGCTGAAGTTGCGGAAAAATATCGCCAAACGGTGATCGTGACATCAGACGGCATGCCGGTCGCCGGGCTTGTGGTCAAGGAAGATGATCTGAACGTGGATATCTTCGATGGCAAAGCAGTACGAACAATCGCTAAGTCTGATATCGAGGACAGAGTGATTCAGCAGCAAAGCAGCATGCCGGAAGGGGCCGCCGCGACGGTCGCCCCTTCAGAATTCGTCGACCTGCTGGCTTATCTGAATGCTCAGAATCAGGATGTCCCGCCGCAGAAGTAGCCGTCAGAACAAACGGGATCTTTGCAGATTGTCGTCATCAACAGCGGCCCGGCATCACCTTTGATGTCGGGCCTTTTTGCTGGAAGGAGCCGGGCAAGATCATGTTCGTCTTTGTTCCCGGAGGTGATGATTCCAGCATACGTTCGGTCACTGTTCCATCCGTCGAAAACGGGCAGAATCGACGACTTCGTAGCCTGGTCTGAATGCTACGTTCATGATCAGCGCGATGGCTGTGCACGTTGAAAGCAGGCTGCTTCCGCCGTAGCTGCACAGCGGAAGTGTGATGCCGGTAATTGGCATGAGTCCAACAGTCATGCTGACGTTTATGACGACTTGTGTGGCAAGCATGGTGACAATGCCAACAACCACTAATCTTCCGAAAGGCTCCCTGGTCCTGCGGGCGACAGAAAGTCCCTTCCAGATAAGCACTGCGTACAGCAGAAGCAGGACGCTGCAGCCCAATAATCCAAACCGTTCGCCGATCATGACAAAAATGAAGTCGGTTCGGGCGGCCGGAAGCTGCAATGCCGCTGGATCTTCCAGCGCTTCGGCATCTTCCATGGTCAGGCCCCGGATGCCCCCCAGTGAAAGAATCTGCTTGGACTGATGAAGATGGAAGCCATCGCCGGCCGGAGCATTTCCACCATCCTGCTGACGGAACACAGAAACCACTCTCGATCGCTGCTCCGCATTCATCTGTGTCCAAAGAACAGGCATCAGCAGTAAGCCTGTTATTGCAGCCATCGTCAGGTGTTTTGTGCGTGCTCCTGCCGCAAACAGCACAGCAAACAGAACAGGCAGAAACAGCATTGCCGTGCCCAGGTCCGGCTCTTTGAGAACAAGTAACAGCGGAACAAAAGTCATCAGGAAAGGGATCGTTAACCCTGTCAGATTCCGATGTCGGTCCTGGTGCATCAAGTGCGCAGCGAGGGCAAGAATAAATGTCAGTCGAGTGACCTCGCTTGGCTGGAAATCAAGAAATCCCAGGGGGATCCATCTTCGCGAACCATTGATCGCAGGCATGAACAGCACGACGACCAGGAGGACAACGCAAAGCAGATATGCCGGCGTACTGAATGATCGCAACGATCGATAGGGAACCGCCACTGTCGCCATCATCACAGGGATGGCGATTGCCGCCCAGATCAACTGCCGTTCGAACAGCCGCGATGCTCCGTAAAGTTCATCTGCTCGCTGTAATCCAGCCAGGCCAAAGGCGTAGATCGCCAGGGAAAGGACCGGGATGGACCAGTGAATTCGTTTCAGCAATTCCAACATCTTTGCCGCAACGGCGTCCTCCAGTGATCACTGATGTTTCACGCATCCTGCGGTGCTGGTTCGTTCAGAAGATGGTCCCCGCCGATTGCAATCAGTTGCTGAGCGGCGGAGATTCCAATGAACTCTGCGTCCGCTTTACTGCCCACTTCAACATGTGATAATCGCAGGCGGCCGTCACTTGTCAACAGAATTGAATTTAACTGCAGTTGATCTCCGATGATGCTCGTCCATGCGGCAAGAGGTGCATGACATCCGGCGCGAAGTTCACGCAGCAGTGCGCGTTCTGCAGTGACTTCGGCAAGTGTTTGCGGGCACGTAATTTGCGCCAGAAGCTTCAGCAGTTCTTCGTCGTCTGATCGGCATTCAATGCCAAGGGCCCCTTGTCCAACGGCCGGGTAAAACAGGGGCGGATGAAGGTGGAGGCTGATTCGGTCCGCAAGTCCGAGACGCGTCAACCCGGCTTCGGCCAGGATGATGGCGTCGAACTGTCCTTCGTCCAGCTTGCGAATCCGTGTATCAACATTGCCGCGAATTTCTTCCAGCTTCAAGTCTGGTCGATAGTGAAGCAGCTGGGCCTGTCGGCGAGGACTTCCAGTCCCGATACGAGCGTTGTGTGGCAGATCATGCAGTCCGGAGGGAGCGGAACTGCCGGAACCGACCAGCAACGCATCACATCTCGGCGCGCGAGGGGGAACACATCCAAGCACAAGACCTTCTGCGGAAACAGTGGGCAGGTCTTTCAGGCTGTGGACAGCCAGGTCAGCGCGATCGTCCAGAACCGCCTTTTGGACTTCGCGTGTGAAGACGCCGGTTCCTCCAAACTGACGCAGGGCATCTGTTTGATTGGTGTCGCCGGTGGTGATGATGTGAACGATTTCAACCGAGTGGCCAGTCGGCAACGATCGCAGTTGCTCGGCCATGTAGTTTGCCTGCCACAGTGCGAGTGGGCTGGTGCGAGTAGCAATGCGGAGAGTGCGTTGTTGTTGGGACATCGGAAGGACAGATTCCGGCAAACGAGCAAATCAGTGGGTGTGAAGTCGTTTGAAATGACAAGATTCAAACGCTTCGGGCCAGCGAGAAGTTTCGCCGGCCCGCGTTCTGAATCAGTTGGACACCGTCAGCCATTCGGAATGCTGACGTTGATTCGATTAGAGTGCGTAGTCAGATTCATGAGCGGCGTGGCCCCCGAATGATGTTCGGAACGCATGGGCCTGTGCCCGGATTGTGGCATCCGGTCCGGTCAGTTTCAGATAGTACACCTCGCCATCGGCTTCCAGAATGACACCAATCATTCGGTAACCTTCCATATCTTCTGTTCGCTGCTGAATCGGTGGACCGATGGATTTCTTGTAGGTTCCGGAGATCTCTGCAAGGTAATAGGTCGATTCACCAGCCTTGCCGGTTTTGATCGAAGATTTTCGGCCAGCACTTTGAAACTGACCGATCCATCGCTGGATGTTAGCGGCAACTCCTCCACCCCCGCCGGGAAAGCTGAATACGGTCAGCTCGCCTGGATCCTTATCGCCTTCAGCAATTGGCGTGTGATACGTTTTCCCAAGCCGCATGCGAGAGACAACTTCGGCATCTTTCCATGTCGAGGGCAGGTTGAGAGTGAGTTTGCCGAAAGCAGCAGCCTGAGTGGCAGGTTTTTCATTCGATGCCTTTTCGTCGGCCAGTGCCTGGCTGGCGGTTAGACACAGGGCCAGGGTCAGGATGGCTCGGAGTGAACTCTTTGTCATCATGGCAAATCCTTTCTGAATTGAAATGAGTTTCACATTATGCCTGCCCGGGGACAAATTGTCTTCGCGGCAGGCGAGATATCAACAGAAAAAGGGCGAAGTCCTTGAAGGAACTTCGCCCTGCGTTATCATTCTCAAAGCGTGAAACCGATTACTCGATCTCGTATTCTTTGGACAGAGTATCAAGGGCGTCGGTGACCTGAGCTTCGCTCATACCACCTGCACGAACAATCTCGGTACTTGCCTCGTTGTTGCCCGCCAGTTCGCGAGCTTTGGCAGAAAAACGTCCTGCGGAGTCGTAGGAGTACGTAATTTCGAGAGGTGAACCCTTCGGCAGATTGGCAGGCAGATTGAAGACGCGGAAGTCCCCAATCATTTCGCATGCTGCCGGATCAATTGCGTCCCCTTCCAAAACTTCCACGTGAATTCGCTGCTGGTTCTGGCTGTTGGTGCCGAACCTTTGCGACACACTGTGAGGAACAGGAGTGTTCTTCGGGATCATAATATGATTGATCTTACGACTCCGGTCCTTGGGATCGGTAATCTTGATTCCCAGGCTGTGAGAGTTCACATCGGAAGTCTTAACCGAGTTGAGTCGCTTCTGAACAGCTTCGGCCACTGAGTTCCCGGCTTCGCCATGGCGAGCCTGCAGGATGGCTGCGTGGATGGCTGCACCTT from Planctomycetaceae bacterium includes the following:
- a CDS encoding Maf family protein, with translation MNSSPAIVLGSRSPRRLALLRQVTGDIPIEICPPLDSEEPGFEGLSTDNELEQRLLKIVAMKFNDVTAQVEQRTDLSDPAILVADTIVIAKDKSDHSVVLGQPDPDRWRHQVFDWMSELLSGTTHSVWTGLMVSRAGQTWSHIVRTEVSFVPLNDELIRWYISTGESPGKAGGYAIQGHAQAFVCGISGSLTSVIGLPVLEVVQALQSVNIRIPATIAGNHDGAGNA
- a CDS encoding HEAT repeat domain-containing protein codes for the protein MRNPSLVFLAIAFLISGTWGPSVVAQPPSKELAKELLALPARPKRPDLPAGTLPLKFINNERIAFLGNSLAERMNLFGHFETLLHTRFPDKQLVVRNFARPAEEVGVHQRSNDYTALDDPMAAFGADTYFCFFGYNESFAGADGLDRFKEQYGTYLDEIAKRYPRDDSRASPRFVLISPIAFEATGDPLLPDGSAENSNLQLYSDAIEQFAKNRGLAFVDVFDRSNELLNAEPGMQYTINGCHLNNRGDQEVARIIDEVMFGAASPASFGSPGYEKLRAAVNDKSFVHLQDYRMLNGWYVYGGRRTWDTETFPREYKKIREMAAVRDQYVWDIAAGKPVPDQPDDSGTTDLFTPETRFGNPRQDYSEAEELRYLTPRQLVESCTVPDGFAVEPFADETMFPELAKPVQLNFDNKGRLWVSCMPTYPQWKPGDPKPNDRLIILEDTDQDGKADNCKVFYDELHCPTGFEFWNGGVLVVDQPRLLFLKDTDGDDKADLVVHLMDGWATDDTHHTCSAFEWNHGGYLHMLEGIATSTTLETPWGPYRSKGAGGAYVMDPRSLKIRQFALPGQYNMWCYVFNNWGQGFVGDGTTANQAWDTPLSGAQFGGRTGLNFIFNNEGMRPALGNEFLVSRHFPDDVQGQFTYACVINMNGFPRFTVGDDGGGYHGARLKKPDGSPDDLIRSTDKHFRPADPQIGPDGAMWFGDWANALIGHMQYSQRDPNRDHTRGRIYRLTYPSRPLVKPVTQFGKSVPEILEQLREYEWRTRYRARRELRDRASSDVLPAVEKWIASLDRQDPEYDRLRTEALWIQQSHHHIDKTLLTTVVTSAAEPNARAAAVRIIADERESVPDALNLLAAASRDQHPRVRTEAARGLSYYDDMVAVKALMAMTSFDADYWVDYTVRHALAAHESLWRADFVTGRIPEAGARAGEIVSQIMSASKSGAAAFPHLQVLLSQETKPEEQRNKAMTALADLEGGNGNRGREVFVRNCTACHRVANGEGRDFGPNLAGVAKRMNKVKIVQSIVDPNAEVAEKYRQTVIVTSDGMPVAGLVVKEDDLNVDIFDGKAVRTIAKSDIEDRVIQQQSSMPEGAAATVAPSEFVDLLAYLNAQNQDVPPQK
- a CDS encoding FtsW/RodA/SpoVE family cell cycle protein, producing the protein MLELLKRIHWSIPVLSLAIYAFGLAGLQRADELYGASRLFERQLIWAAIAIPVMMATVAVPYRSLRSFSTPAYLLCVVLLVVVLFMPAINGSRRWIPLGFLDFQPSEVTRLTFILALAAHLMHQDRHRNLTGLTIPFLMTFVPLLLVLKEPDLGTAMLFLPVLFAVLFAAGARTKHLTMAAITGLLLMPVLWTQMNAEQRSRVVSVFRQQDGGNAPAGDGFHLHQSKQILSLGGIRGLTMEDAEALEDPAALQLPAARTDFIFVMIGERFGLLGCSVLLLLYAVLIWKGLSVARRTREPFGRLVVVGIVTMLATQVVINVSMTVGLMPITGITLPLCSYGGSSLLSTCTAIALIMNVAFRPGYEVVDSARFRRMEQ
- the hemC gene encoding hydroxymethylbilane synthase, which translates into the protein MSQQQRTLRIATRTSPLALWQANYMAEQLRSLPTGHSVEIVHIITTGDTNQTDALRQFGGTGVFTREVQKAVLDDRADLAVHSLKDLPTVSAEGLVLGCVPPRAPRCDALLVGSGSSAPSGLHDLPHNARIGTGSPRRQAQLLHYRPDLKLEEIRGNVDTRIRKLDEGQFDAIILAEAGLTRLGLADRISLHLHPPLFYPAVGQGALGIECRSDDEELLKLLAQITCPQTLAEVTAERALLRELRAGCHAPLAAWTSIIGDQLQLNSILLTSDGRLRLSHVEVGSKADAEFIGISAAQQLIAIGGDHLLNEPAPQDA